A region from the Methanobacterium bryantii genome encodes:
- a CDS encoding 4Fe-4S binding protein produces the protein MIVVNKEGCIKCGACQGVCPTEAISVTPEDVIFCDLCSGEPKCVAACSTGALKAEEMPIGDTGKTQTRIVFSPSACNQCGDCVDVCPPNVLKMDEGKVQTTMPLHGFCVMCQKCVDVCPVEVIGIEGVKEPKVIEKDITGPIYISGCVGCGMCVEECPVDAITLSETGEVINIDEDACIKCGVCSQTCPWNAVYISGKEPVKRTKDIVAFDLNKDACIGCNVCVEACPGDFIEAKAADLSVELPEICAACGLCAKMCPVEAINLEVELGPAKPASEEGLVRNEELCILDGSCAPVCPTGAIRVEPGESYAMCTRCGACASTCPTGALRVTQIDKEVNGEIVKRDRIEFSPSICDECGECVEVCPYNMLELTGDKKMPVKGYCVLCEKCVEHCPNTALSIK, from the coding sequence ATGATAGTAGTAAACAAAGAAGGATGTATCAAGTGCGGAGCTTGTCAAGGTGTATGTCCAACAGAAGCAATCTCAGTAACACCTGAAGATGTTATTTTCTGTGATCTCTGTTCTGGCGAACCAAAATGTGTAGCAGCCTGTTCAACAGGTGCCCTCAAAGCGGAAGAAATGCCAATTGGGGACACTGGCAAAACTCAGACTCGCATAGTGTTTAGTCCTTCAGCATGTAACCAGTGTGGTGATTGCGTAGATGTCTGCCCTCCAAATGTACTGAAAATGGATGAAGGAAAAGTCCAGACAACAATGCCTTTACACGGATTCTGTGTAATGTGCCAGAAATGTGTGGATGTTTGTCCAGTAGAAGTCATTGGTATAGAAGGAGTCAAAGAACCTAAAGTAATTGAAAAAGACATCACAGGACCTATATACATTTCAGGCTGTGTTGGCTGTGGAATGTGTGTAGAAGAATGTCCTGTAGACGCTATTACCCTTTCTGAAACTGGGGAAGTAATCAACATTGATGAAGATGCATGTATAAAATGTGGAGTATGTTCTCAAACATGCCCATGGAATGCAGTTTACATTTCAGGTAAAGAACCAGTCAAAAGGACTAAAGATATAGTAGCATTCGATCTCAACAAAGATGCATGTATCGGATGTAATGTATGTGTCGAAGCATGTCCTGGTGACTTTATAGAAGCCAAGGCAGCAGACCTTTCAGTGGAACTTCCTGAAATCTGTGCAGCATGTGGACTCTGTGCAAAAATGTGCCCAGTTGAAGCAATTAATCTCGAAGTCGAACTTGGACCTGCAAAACCAGCATCCGAAGAAGGACTCGTTAGAAACGAAGAACTCTGTATACTGGACGGCAGTTGTGCCCCTGTATGTCCTACTGGAGCTATAAGAGTAGAACCAGGCGAATCTTATGCAATGTGTACAAGATGTGGAGCATGTGCATCAACATGTCCTACTGGAGCTCTTAGAGTAACACAGATCGACAAAGAAGTTAACGGCGAAATTGTTAAAAGGGATAGAATCGAATTCAGCCCATCAATTTGTGATGAATGTGGCGAATGTGTCGAAGTATGCCCATACAACATGCTGGAACTCACAGGCGACAAGAAAATGCCAGTCAAAGGGTACTGTGTACTCTGCGAAAAATGTGTTGAACACTGTCCAAACACAGCAT